One segment of Desulfosudis oleivorans Hxd3 DNA contains the following:
- a CDS encoding 4Fe-4S dicluster domain-containing protein translates to MKNTLNQLKTKLVDLYQWEKPYRALRRHLNTMPVGFPATFSGVERRLLKAMFTIDEARVALHMDYRFESADMIFEKVRDNDFSKADLEARLSAMEKRGAIFSMEKDGVMHYALVPFVIGMYEMQVAHMTPGFYLDTREYMTKAYGIEYLTTAVPQMRVIPVAKSVTPEHNIATYDEIRAIIETTDRQIGVAECICRKAKDLLAEPCKRTDRREVCLGLRDFHDMYARHGWGRTITKEEALAILDQSEKDGLVLQPSNEQEPQFVCACCGCCCGVLEMMRIMSRPADFAASNFYAALDNDACNGCGVCVRRCQMGAIEVKEKKAHLDVGKCIGCGLCVTTCKTGAIRLEKKSFQTVPPKTTEDLMEAIMAGKKGTAGRLLAAAKGAMGIKKAR, encoded by the coding sequence ATGAAAAACACGCTCAACCAGTTGAAAACCAAACTTGTAGACCTGTATCAATGGGAAAAACCCTACCGTGCCCTGCGCAGGCACTTAAACACCATGCCCGTGGGATTTCCCGCCACTTTTTCCGGAGTGGAGCGGCGCCTGCTCAAGGCCATGTTTACCATTGATGAGGCCAGGGTGGCCCTGCATATGGACTACCGGTTTGAATCAGCGGATATGATCTTTGAAAAGGTAAGGGACAACGATTTTTCAAAAGCGGACCTGGAAGCCCGGCTCTCTGCCATGGAGAAACGGGGCGCCATTTTTTCCATGGAAAAGGACGGGGTGATGCACTACGCCCTGGTGCCTTTTGTCATCGGCATGTACGAGATGCAGGTGGCCCATATGACGCCCGGCTTCTACCTGGATACCCGGGAGTATATGACCAAAGCCTACGGTATCGAATACCTGACCACGGCCGTGCCCCAGATGCGGGTGATTCCCGTGGCAAAAAGCGTGACCCCGGAGCACAACATCGCCACCTATGATGAGATCCGCGCCATCATCGAAACCACCGACAGACAGATCGGCGTGGCTGAATGCATCTGCCGCAAGGCAAAGGACCTGCTGGCAGAGCCCTGCAAAAGGACCGACCGCCGGGAGGTGTGCCTGGGACTTCGGGATTTTCATGACATGTATGCCCGCCACGGCTGGGGCCGGACCATCACCAAGGAGGAGGCCCTTGCCATTTTAGACCAGTCTGAAAAAGACGGCCTGGTGCTGCAGCCCTCTAACGAACAGGAGCCCCAGTTTGTCTGCGCCTGCTGCGGGTGCTGCTGCGGGGTCCTGGAGATGATGCGGATCATGTCCCGGCCCGCCGATTTTGCGGCCAGCAATTTTTACGCGGCACTGGACAACGATGCTTGCAACGGCTGCGGCGTGTGCGTCCGCCGGTGCCAGATGGGGGCCATTGAGGTAAAAGAGAAAAAAGCGCATCTGGATGTGGGCAAGTGCATCGGCTGCGGACTGTGCGTGACCACCTGCAAGACCGGCGCCATCCGGCTGGAGAAAAAAAGCTTTCAAACCGTGCCGCCGAAAACCACCGAGGACCTGATGGAGGCCATCATGGCCGGGAAAAAGGGGACGGCGGGCAGGCTGCTGGCCGCCGCCAAAGGGGCCATGGGCATAAAAAAGGCGCGTTAA
- a CDS encoding helix-turn-helix domain-containing protein, with protein MSYNIDFSLANSRQIGTALGGRMEQIRLSRNLTQSQLAQDAGISVRTLRNLEKGEGVSLDTFIRVLIALGIQHSLEVLLPDPSVRPVERIGLGKERRRARPVRKEEKTAQWSWGDGGTNDD; from the coding sequence ATGTCCTATAATATCGATTTTTCATTGGCGAATAGCCGTCAGATTGGAACTGCGCTTGGCGGGCGCATGGAGCAGATCAGGCTCTCGCGAAACCTGACACAGTCGCAACTCGCTCAGGATGCCGGCATATCCGTAAGAACGTTACGTAACCTTGAAAAAGGCGAAGGCGTTTCTTTGGACACGTTCATTCGCGTCCTGATCGCATTGGGCATCCAGCACAGCCTCGAAGTCCTTCTGCCTGATCCGTCTGTCAGGCCGGTTGAGCGGATCGGCCTGGGCAAAGAACGCCGGCGCGCACGCCCGGTCCGGAAAGAAGAAAAAACAGCGCAATGGTCATGGGGAGACGGAGGAACCAACGATGATTAG
- a CDS encoding ABC transporter permease produces the protein MWASLFSCLLVSAFIVLPLVQMLVQPTWENMLGAIGDRTVQRAIGLSLYTAGWAGALSFLFGTPFAYVLARKDFPGKRLVESIVDLPIMIPHPVIGIAFLGIVGREHWLGRLLMEAGIRVMGSTVGIVTVLTFVGLPFYINAVKTGIEAIPVRLEHVSRNLGASMGQTFARVVFPLAWRSMLVGLILCAARAISEFGAIVIVAYHPMTAPVLIYERFTAYGLKYSQPVAVWLILVCLLLFVMLRLLSWRRPDTAGMRTGGWKKRWKSVT, from the coding sequence GTGTGGGCCTCGCTTTTTTCCTGCCTGCTGGTGTCGGCCTTTATTGTGCTTCCCCTGGTGCAGATGCTGGTGCAGCCGACCTGGGAAAACATGCTGGGGGCCATCGGCGACAGAACCGTGCAACGGGCCATCGGCCTGAGCCTTTACACCGCGGGCTGGGCCGGTGCCCTTTCCTTTCTGTTCGGCACCCCGTTTGCCTATGTGCTGGCCCGGAAAGATTTTCCGGGCAAACGGCTTGTGGAAAGCATCGTGGATCTGCCCATCATGATTCCCCATCCGGTGATCGGCATTGCCTTTCTGGGCATTGTGGGGCGGGAACACTGGCTGGGCCGCCTGCTGATGGAAGCGGGTATCCGGGTGATGGGGTCCACGGTCGGCATTGTGACGGTGCTGACCTTTGTGGGCCTGCCCTTTTATATCAATGCCGTCAAAACGGGGATCGAAGCCATTCCCGTCCGGCTGGAGCATGTTTCCAGGAACCTGGGCGCCTCCATGGGCCAGACCTTTGCCCGGGTGGTCTTTCCCCTGGCATGGCGTTCCATGCTGGTGGGCCTGATTCTCTGCGCGGCCCGTGCCATTTCCGAGTTCGGCGCCATTGTGATTGTGGCCTATCATCCCATGACCGCGCCGGTTTTGATTTACGAACGGTTTACCGCCTATGGCCTGAAATACTCCCAGCCGGTAGCGGTCTGGCTGATCCTGGTCTGCCTGCTGCTGTTCGTGATGCTCCGGCTGCTGTCATGGCGCAGGCCGGATACCGCGGGCATGCGTACCGGGGGCTGGAAGAAGCGATGGAAAAGCGTGACATGA
- the wtpA gene encoding tungstate ABC transporter substrate-binding protein WtpA, producing the protein MGAIGFIKKLAMVVLVCVAFSQWAVAEPSGDLIVFHAGSLSVPLEEIGKGFVQQYPKVNILREGGGSTKMARMISEVGKPADIMASADFVVIDKVLVPDHADWNVRFATNQLVLCYTDKSKFAGEISADNWYEILARKEVVWGHSDPNLDPCGYRSLMVLQLAEIFYNQPGLYDKLIANRPQANVRPKSVELVALLKTGNMDYAWEYLSVAVQHELKYVKLDDHINLGNYKYDDFYKRAQVQVTGDKPGTFMTQTCQSCTYGITMIKDGPNPEAALAFLDYMLDPQGGLKVLADMGQPPFIPCRVPTQEMYEKIPKGLKHRVEVKN; encoded by the coding sequence GTGGGTGCTATCGGATTTATTAAAAAATTGGCAATGGTCGTTCTGGTTTGTGTGGCTTTTTCTCAGTGGGCAGTTGCCGAGCCCTCCGGCGATTTGATTGTTTTTCATGCCGGCAGCCTCAGTGTGCCGCTGGAGGAGATCGGCAAGGGCTTTGTCCAGCAATATCCCAAGGTGAATATCCTCAGGGAAGGGGGCGGCAGCACCAAGATGGCCCGAATGATTTCCGAAGTGGGCAAGCCGGCCGATATCATGGCATCCGCCGATTTTGTCGTGATCGACAAGGTGCTGGTGCCGGATCACGCGGACTGGAATGTGCGGTTTGCAACCAATCAGCTGGTGCTTTGTTATACCGACAAAAGCAAGTTTGCCGGTGAGATCAGCGCGGACAACTGGTACGAGATCCTGGCCCGAAAAGAGGTGGTGTGGGGACATTCCGATCCCAACCTGGACCCCTGTGGCTATCGCAGCCTGATGGTGCTGCAGCTGGCCGAAATTTTTTACAACCAGCCGGGCCTGTACGATAAGTTGATCGCCAACCGGCCCCAGGCCAATGTGCGTCCCAAGTCGGTGGAACTGGTGGCCCTGCTGAAAACCGGGAACATGGATTACGCCTGGGAGTACCTGTCCGTGGCGGTGCAGCACGAACTTAAATATGTCAAACTGGACGACCATATCAATCTCGGCAATTATAAGTATGATGACTTTTACAAACGCGCCCAGGTCCAGGTAACCGGCGACAAGCCCGGCACCTTCATGACCCAGACCTGCCAGTCCTGCACTTACGGCATCACCATGATCAAGGATGGGCCCAACCCGGAGGCGGCCCTGGCGTTCCTGGATTACATGCTGGACCCCCAGGGCGGGTTGAAGGTGCTGGCCGATATGGGGCAGCCGCCCTTTATTCCCTGCCGGGTTCCCACTCAGGAGATGTATGAGAAGATTCCCAAGGGCCTGAAGCACCGGGTGGAGGTCAAAAATTAG
- a CDS encoding type II toxin-antitoxin system HipA family toxin, translated as MLWGSDIGAVTWLEDREIGVFQFEPGFLESGIQLSPLMMPLRAAPYEFPALARHTFKGLPGLLADSLPDKFGNAIIDAWLAETGRNVMDFHAVDRLCYIGRRGMGALEFEPAIHELSTEQQNLEVDKLVALVNKVLDERAAMGGAFTGEDDRKVIEDILRVGTSAGGARAKAILAWNPRTNEFCSGQVDVEKGFEYWLMKFDGIANNRDNELADPQGYGRIEYAYYLMAVDCGIEMTDCRLHHEGGRSHFMTRRFDRTGKGGKVHMQSLGAMAHYDYKQPARYAYEQAIYVMKRLNLSQKELNQQVLRTFFNVIARNQDDHVKNIAFLMDRQGRWRLSPAFDVCYSYNPTGDWTNRHQMSVNGKRDKFVRDDLIAFAGVAGIKKKKANEMIDHVLDSVRKWPEFAEQAELSKERMVKIKNSHRLTL; from the coding sequence ATGCTCTGGGGATCAGATATTGGCGCCGTGACCTGGCTGGAAGACCGGGAAATCGGTGTATTTCAATTTGAGCCCGGTTTCCTGGAAAGTGGCATTCAATTATCACCGTTGATGATGCCCCTTCGCGCTGCCCCGTATGAATTTCCGGCACTGGCCAGGCATACATTTAAAGGGCTCCCCGGATTGCTGGCGGATTCTCTGCCCGATAAATTCGGAAATGCGATCATTGATGCATGGCTCGCTGAAACGGGCAGGAATGTGATGGATTTCCATGCCGTAGATCGCCTGTGTTACATCGGCAGGCGCGGTATGGGGGCGCTGGAATTTGAGCCGGCAATTCATGAACTGTCAACAGAACAGCAAAATCTCGAAGTGGACAAGCTGGTAGCACTGGTGAACAAGGTGCTGGATGAACGTGCTGCAATGGGGGGCGCATTTACGGGTGAGGATGACCGAAAAGTCATCGAAGACATTCTTCGCGTCGGGACCTCGGCAGGCGGCGCCCGGGCAAAAGCAATCCTGGCCTGGAATCCGCGGACCAATGAATTTTGCTCCGGCCAGGTCGATGTCGAAAAAGGCTTCGAGTACTGGCTGATGAAATTTGACGGCATCGCCAACAATCGCGACAACGAACTCGCCGACCCGCAAGGCTACGGCAGAATCGAATATGCCTATTATTTGATGGCTGTCGATTGCGGCATCGAAATGACTGACTGCAGGCTTCACCACGAAGGGGGCCGAAGCCACTTTATGACCAGGCGTTTCGACCGCACCGGAAAAGGCGGCAAAGTCCATATGCAGTCACTGGGGGCCATGGCCCACTACGACTATAAACAGCCGGCCCGATACGCATACGAGCAGGCCATTTACGTGATGAAACGGCTGAACCTTTCGCAAAAGGAACTCAATCAACAGGTGCTGCGGACGTTTTTTAATGTCATTGCCCGCAACCAGGATGATCATGTGAAAAACATCGCTTTTCTGATGGACCGGCAGGGCCGGTGGCGGCTTTCCCCGGCTTTTGATGTCTGCTATTCCTATAATCCGACCGGCGATTGGACAAACCGGCATCAGATGAGCGTCAACGGCAAGCGGGATAAATTTGTGCGGGACGATTTAATTGCCTTTGCCGGTGTTGCCGGCATCAAGAAGAAGAAGGCAAACGAGATGATTGACCATGTCCTGGACAGTGTCAGGAAATGGCCGGAGTTTGCGGAACAGGCGGAACTCAGCAAAGAGCGTATGGTAAAAATTAAAAACAGCCACAGGCTGACCTTATAG
- a CDS encoding IS5 family transposase: MMQTGFFDWHERFEKLDRNGDPLLKLNQVVDWEMFRQPLEKIRHKERKSNAGARPYDVIRMFKILIIQSLYNLSDDRIEFQILDRISFMRFLGLGLGDRVPDAKTIWLFREQITEAGLIKPLFEKFDVCLRENGFLAQKGQIIDASIVAAPRQRNSREENERIKRGDIPEEWKEAKRRQKDTDARWTKKNGQNYYGYKNHISVDVKHKLIRDYEVTDAAVHDSQVFDQIIDESNSSRDVYADSAYRSEESVKRLKEEGFREHLQRKGCRHRKLTKREQRGNHTRAKTRSRVEHVFGVQAMMAGEMILRTIGIVRARAKIGLRNLAYNINRYSILGATG, translated from the coding sequence ATGATGCAGACCGGATTTTTTGACTGGCATGAGAGATTTGAGAAACTCGACAGAAACGGCGATCCACTGCTTAAATTGAATCAAGTGGTGGATTGGGAGATGTTCCGCCAGCCTCTGGAAAAAATTCGTCATAAAGAGCGAAAAAGCAATGCCGGCGCAAGGCCCTACGATGTAATACGGATGTTCAAGATTCTCATTATTCAGTCGTTGTACAATCTTTCCGATGACCGGATTGAGTTTCAGATTCTGGACCGGATATCGTTCATGCGCTTTCTGGGTTTGGGCCTTGGAGATCGGGTGCCGGACGCCAAGACCATTTGGTTGTTTCGGGAGCAGATTACCGAAGCTGGTTTGATCAAACCGTTGTTTGAGAAGTTTGACGTCTGTTTGCGGGAAAATGGTTTTCTGGCGCAAAAAGGGCAGATTATTGACGCCAGTATTGTAGCGGCCCCTCGTCAACGGAACAGCCGGGAAGAAAACGAGCGAATCAAACGGGGAGATATTCCCGAGGAATGGAAAGAGGCCAAGAGACGTCAGAAAGACACGGATGCCCGGTGGACAAAGAAGAACGGACAGAACTACTACGGATACAAAAACCATATAAGCGTGGACGTTAAGCACAAGCTGATTCGGGATTATGAGGTTACGGATGCGGCGGTTCATGACAGCCAGGTGTTTGACCAGATAATTGATGAGAGCAACAGCAGTCGTGATGTGTATGCGGACTCGGCATATCGTTCGGAGGAATCGGTGAAGCGCCTCAAGGAAGAGGGTTTTCGGGAGCATCTGCAGCGGAAGGGATGTCGACACCGAAAGCTGACGAAGCGGGAGCAACGGGGCAACCATACACGGGCAAAGACGAGATCGCGAGTCGAACATGTTTTTGGAGTGCAGGCGATGATGGCCGGAGAAATGATTCTCCGGACGATCGGAATTGTTCGAGCCAGGGCCAAAATCGGATTGAGGAATCTGGCGTACAACATAAACCGATACAGTATACTGGGGGCAACGGGGTAA
- a CDS encoding BrnT family toxin encodes MKKRSDFDWDVNKDKLNQEKHGVSFALAQLAFLDPDRVILEDLEHGVEEKRYYCLGKVSGGIMTVRFTYRKSKIRIFGAGYWRKGKKIYERENQIHG; translated from the coding sequence ATGAAAAAACGATCTGATTTTGATTGGGACGTCAATAAAGACAAGCTAAATCAGGAAAAGCATGGCGTTTCTTTTGCCCTGGCACAACTTGCTTTTCTGGATCCTGACCGTGTTATACTCGAAGATCTTGAGCACGGTGTTGAAGAGAAACGCTATTACTGTCTTGGCAAGGTTTCTGGTGGAATAATGACCGTTCGATTTACATACAGAAAAAGCAAAATCAGAATTTTTGGCGCCGGATATTGGCGGAAAGGAAAAAAAATATATGAAAGAGAAAATCAAATACACGGATGA
- a CDS encoding ABC transporter ATP-binding protein has protein sequence MEKRDMKGRVAVCDLSIRLPGFRLEHISFSIEPGEFFLLLGPTGAGKTLTLEALAGLVPINTGTLHVNGQNVTRLPPEARSVGIVYQDYALFPHLSVMENICYGVRYRKPEVRMPRKQINELMSQVGIAHLANRSIVTLSGGEKQRVALLRALAVNPSVLLLDEPLSALDPGFREDLQQLLKALCRATGTTFLMVTHDVDEARFLGERAAVLHDGRIEQTGPVAWLFQKPSTVFVARFTGVRNIFPAVFDGDRAILGGCELMMEAPAPASAAHVAVRSENVRLTNGTTGSGGVNQMTGRVTGLTHMGPYVEAMIQAGGLPWRSAVSLEAFARINPAPGRTVGMEILPEAVVPISSGT, from the coding sequence ATGGAAAAGCGTGACATGAAGGGCCGGGTGGCGGTGTGCGACCTGTCGATCCGATTGCCCGGTTTCCGCCTGGAGCACATCAGTTTCTCCATTGAACCCGGCGAGTTTTTTCTGTTGCTGGGGCCCACCGGCGCCGGCAAGACCCTGACCCTGGAGGCCCTTGCCGGGCTGGTGCCCATTAACACGGGAACCCTTCATGTCAACGGGCAGAATGTCACCCGCCTGCCGCCTGAGGCCCGTTCCGTGGGTATTGTCTACCAGGATTATGCACTTTTCCCCCATCTGTCGGTGATGGAGAACATCTGCTACGGCGTACGGTACCGGAAACCGGAAGTACGAATGCCCCGGAAACAGATTAATGAATTGATGTCCCAGGTGGGTATTGCGCATCTGGCCAATCGTTCCATTGTCACCCTGAGCGGTGGCGAAAAACAGCGGGTTGCCCTTTTGCGTGCCCTGGCCGTCAACCCTTCGGTGCTCCTGCTTGACGAACCCCTGTCGGCACTGGATCCGGGATTCAGGGAGGATCTTCAGCAGCTTTTAAAGGCGCTTTGCCGCGCCACCGGCACCACGTTTCTGATGGTGACCCATGATGTGGATGAGGCCCGGTTTCTGGGCGAACGTGCGGCTGTTCTGCACGATGGCCGTATTGAGCAGACCGGCCCGGTGGCCTGGCTTTTTCAAAAACCGTCCACAGTGTTTGTCGCCCGGTTTACCGGTGTGCGGAACATATTTCCCGCCGTCTTTGACGGTGACCGGGCGATACTGGGCGGCTGCGAGCTGATGATGGAGGCCCCGGCTCCGGCCAGTGCCGCTCACGTGGCCGTGCGCAGTGAAAATGTGCGACTGACAAACGGCACAACCGGTTCCGGTGGTGTGAATCAAATGACAGGCCGGGTGACGGGCCTCACCCACATGGGACCCTATGTGGAGGCCATGATTCAGGCAGGCGGCCTGCCGTGGCGGTCGGCCGTGTCGCTTGAAGCTTTTGCCCGCATCAATCCGGCGCCGGGCCGGACGGTTGGCATGGAAATATTGCCTGAAGCGGTGGTCCCGATATCATCGGGCACCTGA